The following coding sequences lie in one Spea bombifrons isolate aSpeBom1 chromosome 5, aSpeBom1.2.pri, whole genome shotgun sequence genomic window:
- the SP4 gene encoding transcription factor Sp4 isoform X1, whose protein sequence is MSDQTDESMASEGGKINETETKKKGKSSGSQDSQPSPLALLAATCSKIGTTGENQGAGQQQIILDPNQGLVQLQNQPQQLELVTTQLAGSAWQIVAAAPPVSKENNISQQAISIAATSSSNNNENTSPAKSKSTNSASAPGQFQVIQVQTPGGNVQYQVIPQIQTVDGQHIQIGPGNTAALQDLQGQIQFIPAGNNQAIITAAGNRTTSGNIIAQNLANQTVPVQIRPGVSIPLQLQTIPGAPAQVVTTLPINIGGVTLALPVINSVSAGGGSAQIVQPTDGGVSNGNQLVSTPITTSSISTLPDSPSSSSSPTCTTTVSTTLTSSDTLVSSAETGQYASTPASGERAPEESPASATDSESQSSSQLQANGIQSVSDQSNSLQQVQIVGQPVLQQIQIQQPHQQIIQAIPQSFQLQSGQTIQALQQLQNVQLQALSPNQVLIRAPTLTPSGQISWQTVQVQNIQSLQNLQVQNPGLQQQLTLTPVSTSSGTTIAQIAPVTVAGTPITLNAAHFTSVPNLQTVSVANLGAAGVQVQGVPVTITSVGGQQQGSDGVKVQQATIAPVTVAVGGIANATIGAVSPDQITQVQLQQSQPSSDQEVQTGKRLRRVACSCPNCREGEGRGSSEPGKKKQHVCHIEGCGKVYGKTSHLRAHLRWHTGERPFVCNWIFCGKRFTRSDELQRHRRTHTGEKRFECPECSKRFMRSDHLSKHVKTHQNKKGGGTALAIVTSGDLDSSVTGVLGSPRIVTVAAISQDSNPATPNVSTNIDEF, encoded by the exons ATGAGCG ATCAGACAGACGAGAGTATGGCGAGTGAAGGAGGAAAAATAAACGAAAcggaaaccaaaaaaaagggcaaaagtTCGGGTTCCCAG GACTCTCAGCCTTCTCCTCTGGCCTTGCTGGCTGCCACCTGCAGTAAAATAGGGACAACGGGTGAAAACCAAGGTGCCGGACAGCAGCAGATCATTTTAGATCCCAACCAAGGTTTAGTGCAACTTCAAAACCAACCACAGCAGTTGGAGCTCGTGACAACTCAGCTTGCTGGCAGTGCTTGGCAGATTGTAGCTGCCGCTCCTCCTGtttcaaaagaaaacaacatcTCCCAGCAAGCCATTTCCATTGCTGCAACCTCTTCCAGTAACAACAATGAAAATACATCGCCTGCAAAAAGCAAATCTACCAATTCAGCATCTGCCCCAGGGCAGTTCCAGGTTATCCAAGTGCAGACGCCAGGTGGTAATGTACAGTATCAAGTCATTCCTCAGATCCAGACTGTAGATGGTCAGCACATTCAGATTGGCCCCGGAAACACCGCTGCTCTTCAAGATCTGCAAGGACAAATACAGTTTATTCCTGCTGGTAACAACCAGGCAATCATTACAGCGGCTGGTAATAGAACAACATCTGGGAATATTATTGCACAAAACCTGGCAAATCAAACTGTTCCAGTACAGATTCGACCAGGAGTTTCTATACCGTTACAACTGCAAACcatccctggtgctcctgctcaAGTAGTTACTACCTTGCCAATAAACATTGGCGGAGTGACTCTAGCTCTGCCTGTGATTAACAGTGTTTCTGCTGGAGGAGGTTCAGCACAAATAGTTCAGCCTACTGATGGTGGGGTTTCCAATGGAAATCAGCTGGTGTCCACACCCATCACAACTTCGTCCATCAGTACCCTGCCAGAttctccctcctcctcctcctctccaaCGTGCACAACCACTGTGTCTACAACTCTGACTAGCAGTGATACACTCGTCAGCTCTGCTGAAACAGGCCAATATGCAAGCACGCCGGCCAGCGGTGAACGTGCCCCAGAGGAATCTCCAGCATCTGCTACGGATTCTGAATCCCAGAGCAGCAGTCAGCTCCAGGCAAATGGGATTCAGAGTGTGTCCGATCAGTCAAATTCCCTCCAGCAGGTGCAGATTGTGGGCCAGCCTGTCTTACAGCAAATACAGATCCAGCAGCCCCATCAGCAGATTATACAAGCCATACCCCAGTCTTTTCAGCTTCAGTCAGGTCAAACCATCCAGGCACTTCAACAGCTTCAAAATGTTCAGCTGCAAGCACTTAGCCCAAACCAGGTTCTTATTAGGGccccaacattaaccccgtctggtcAGATCAGCTGGCAGACTGTGCAGGTTCAGAATATTCAAAGCCTTCAGAATTTACAAGTCCAAAACCCCGGACTGCAGCAACAATTAACCTTAACACCAGTGTCTACCAGCAGTGGTACCACAATAGCCCAAATTGCACCGGTTACAGTTGCTGGTACACCAATAACTCTTAATGCGGCCCACTTTACCTCTGTGCCTAATCTGCAGACAGTGAGTGTTGCAAATCTTGGGGCGGCAGGAGTTCAAGTCCAAGGAGTTCCAGTTACAATCACAAGTGTTGGAG GTCAACAGCAGGGATCAGATGGCGTAAAAGTGCAGCAAGCTACAATAGCTCCGGTTACCGTGGCGGTTGGAGGTATTGCCAATGCAACCATCGGCGCAGTGAGTCCAGACCAAATAACTCAGGTGCAGCTCCAGCAGTCCCAACCATCTTCTGATCAAGAGGTGCAGACCGGCAAGAGGTTAAGAAGAGTGGCGTGTTCCTGTCCTAACTGCAGGGAAGGGGAGGGACG AGGCAGCAGCGAACCTGGGAAAAAGAAACAGCACGTCTGTCATATCGAGGGCTGTGGTAAAGTTTACGGAAAGACATCTCACCTCCGAGCCCACCTGCGCTGGCACACCGGAGAAAGGCCTTTTGTGTGCAACTGGATATTTTGTGGCAAAAGGTTTACAAGGAGCGATGAGTTACAGAGGCACCGAAGGACCCACACTG GAGAAAAAAGATTTGAGTGTCCTGAATGCTCCAAGCGCTTTATGAGAAGCGATCATCTTTCAAAGCATGTGAAAACCCATCAGAACAAGAAAGGAGGTGGCACAGCACTGGCCATTGTTACTTCTGGAGACCTGGATTCATCTGTCACAGGAGTCCTTGGGTCGCCACGAATTGTCACAGTG
- the SP4 gene encoding transcription factor Sp4 isoform X2, with the protein MASEGGKINETETKKKGKSSGSQDSQPSPLALLAATCSKIGTTGENQGAGQQQIILDPNQGLVQLQNQPQQLELVTTQLAGSAWQIVAAAPPVSKENNISQQAISIAATSSSNNNENTSPAKSKSTNSASAPGQFQVIQVQTPGGNVQYQVIPQIQTVDGQHIQIGPGNTAALQDLQGQIQFIPAGNNQAIITAAGNRTTSGNIIAQNLANQTVPVQIRPGVSIPLQLQTIPGAPAQVVTTLPINIGGVTLALPVINSVSAGGGSAQIVQPTDGGVSNGNQLVSTPITTSSISTLPDSPSSSSSPTCTTTVSTTLTSSDTLVSSAETGQYASTPASGERAPEESPASATDSESQSSSQLQANGIQSVSDQSNSLQQVQIVGQPVLQQIQIQQPHQQIIQAIPQSFQLQSGQTIQALQQLQNVQLQALSPNQVLIRAPTLTPSGQISWQTVQVQNIQSLQNLQVQNPGLQQQLTLTPVSTSSGTTIAQIAPVTVAGTPITLNAAHFTSVPNLQTVSVANLGAAGVQVQGVPVTITSVGGQQQGSDGVKVQQATIAPVTVAVGGIANATIGAVSPDQITQVQLQQSQPSSDQEVQTGKRLRRVACSCPNCREGEGRGSSEPGKKKQHVCHIEGCGKVYGKTSHLRAHLRWHTGERPFVCNWIFCGKRFTRSDELQRHRRTHTGEKRFECPECSKRFMRSDHLSKHVKTHQNKKGGGTALAIVTSGDLDSSVTGVLGSPRIVTVAAISQDSNPATPNVSTNIDEF; encoded by the exons ATGGCGAGTGAAGGAGGAAAAATAAACGAAAcggaaaccaaaaaaaagggcaaaagtTCGGGTTCCCAG GACTCTCAGCCTTCTCCTCTGGCCTTGCTGGCTGCCACCTGCAGTAAAATAGGGACAACGGGTGAAAACCAAGGTGCCGGACAGCAGCAGATCATTTTAGATCCCAACCAAGGTTTAGTGCAACTTCAAAACCAACCACAGCAGTTGGAGCTCGTGACAACTCAGCTTGCTGGCAGTGCTTGGCAGATTGTAGCTGCCGCTCCTCCTGtttcaaaagaaaacaacatcTCCCAGCAAGCCATTTCCATTGCTGCAACCTCTTCCAGTAACAACAATGAAAATACATCGCCTGCAAAAAGCAAATCTACCAATTCAGCATCTGCCCCAGGGCAGTTCCAGGTTATCCAAGTGCAGACGCCAGGTGGTAATGTACAGTATCAAGTCATTCCTCAGATCCAGACTGTAGATGGTCAGCACATTCAGATTGGCCCCGGAAACACCGCTGCTCTTCAAGATCTGCAAGGACAAATACAGTTTATTCCTGCTGGTAACAACCAGGCAATCATTACAGCGGCTGGTAATAGAACAACATCTGGGAATATTATTGCACAAAACCTGGCAAATCAAACTGTTCCAGTACAGATTCGACCAGGAGTTTCTATACCGTTACAACTGCAAACcatccctggtgctcctgctcaAGTAGTTACTACCTTGCCAATAAACATTGGCGGAGTGACTCTAGCTCTGCCTGTGATTAACAGTGTTTCTGCTGGAGGAGGTTCAGCACAAATAGTTCAGCCTACTGATGGTGGGGTTTCCAATGGAAATCAGCTGGTGTCCACACCCATCACAACTTCGTCCATCAGTACCCTGCCAGAttctccctcctcctcctcctctccaaCGTGCACAACCACTGTGTCTACAACTCTGACTAGCAGTGATACACTCGTCAGCTCTGCTGAAACAGGCCAATATGCAAGCACGCCGGCCAGCGGTGAACGTGCCCCAGAGGAATCTCCAGCATCTGCTACGGATTCTGAATCCCAGAGCAGCAGTCAGCTCCAGGCAAATGGGATTCAGAGTGTGTCCGATCAGTCAAATTCCCTCCAGCAGGTGCAGATTGTGGGCCAGCCTGTCTTACAGCAAATACAGATCCAGCAGCCCCATCAGCAGATTATACAAGCCATACCCCAGTCTTTTCAGCTTCAGTCAGGTCAAACCATCCAGGCACTTCAACAGCTTCAAAATGTTCAGCTGCAAGCACTTAGCCCAAACCAGGTTCTTATTAGGGccccaacattaaccccgtctggtcAGATCAGCTGGCAGACTGTGCAGGTTCAGAATATTCAAAGCCTTCAGAATTTACAAGTCCAAAACCCCGGACTGCAGCAACAATTAACCTTAACACCAGTGTCTACCAGCAGTGGTACCACAATAGCCCAAATTGCACCGGTTACAGTTGCTGGTACACCAATAACTCTTAATGCGGCCCACTTTACCTCTGTGCCTAATCTGCAGACAGTGAGTGTTGCAAATCTTGGGGCGGCAGGAGTTCAAGTCCAAGGAGTTCCAGTTACAATCACAAGTGTTGGAG GTCAACAGCAGGGATCAGATGGCGTAAAAGTGCAGCAAGCTACAATAGCTCCGGTTACCGTGGCGGTTGGAGGTATTGCCAATGCAACCATCGGCGCAGTGAGTCCAGACCAAATAACTCAGGTGCAGCTCCAGCAGTCCCAACCATCTTCTGATCAAGAGGTGCAGACCGGCAAGAGGTTAAGAAGAGTGGCGTGTTCCTGTCCTAACTGCAGGGAAGGGGAGGGACG AGGCAGCAGCGAACCTGGGAAAAAGAAACAGCACGTCTGTCATATCGAGGGCTGTGGTAAAGTTTACGGAAAGACATCTCACCTCCGAGCCCACCTGCGCTGGCACACCGGAGAAAGGCCTTTTGTGTGCAACTGGATATTTTGTGGCAAAAGGTTTACAAGGAGCGATGAGTTACAGAGGCACCGAAGGACCCACACTG GAGAAAAAAGATTTGAGTGTCCTGAATGCTCCAAGCGCTTTATGAGAAGCGATCATCTTTCAAAGCATGTGAAAACCCATCAGAACAAGAAAGGAGGTGGCACAGCACTGGCCATTGTTACTTCTGGAGACCTGGATTCATCTGTCACAGGAGTCCTTGGGTCGCCACGAATTGTCACAGTG